A portion of the Mustela erminea isolate mMusErm1 chromosome 19, mMusErm1.Pri, whole genome shotgun sequence genome contains these proteins:
- the SLC9A5 gene encoding sodium/hydrogen exchanger 5 isoform X5, whose product MLLASLPLLGLPLAGAATTEAPTQEPGSSGEPPPGLALFRWQWHEVEAPYLVALWILVASLAKIVFHLSRKVTSLVPESCLLILLGLVLGGIVLAVAKKAEYQLEPGTFFLFLLPPIVLDSGYFMPSRLFFDNLGAILTYAVVGTLWNAFTTGAALWGLQQAGLVAPRVQASLLDFLLFGSLISAVDPVAVLAVFEEVHVNDTLFIIVFGESLLNDAVTVVLYKVCNSFVEMGSANVQAADYLKGVASLFVVSLGGAAVGLVFAFLLALTTRFTKRVRIIEPLLVFLLAYAAYLTAEMASLSAILAVTMCGLGCKKYVEANISHKSRTAVKYTMKTLASCAETVIFMLLGISAVDSSKWAWDSGLVLGTLFFILFFRALGVVLQTWVLNQFRLVPLDKIDQVVMSYGGLRGAVAFALVILLDRTKVPAKDYFVATTIVVVFFTVIVQGLTIKPLVKWLKVKRSEHHKPTLNQELHEHTFDHILAAVEDVVGHHGYHYWRDRWEQFDKKYLSQLLMRRSAYRIRDQIWDVYYRLNIRDAISFVDQGGHVLSSTGLTLPSMPSRNSVAETSVTNLLRESGSGACLDLQVIDTVRSGRDREDAAMHHLLCGGLYKPRRRYKASCSRHFISEDAQERQDKEIFQQNMKRRLESFKSTKHNICFNKSKPRPRKTGRKKKDGLANTEATNGKPLRDLGFQDTAAVILTVESEEEEESDSSETEKEDDEGIIFVARATSEVLQEGKVSGSLEVCPSPRIIPPSPTCAEKELPWKSGQGDLAVYVSSETTKIVPVDMQAGWNQSISSLESLASPPCTQAPTMSRLPPCPLAAEEPQPPFDLPYDPRPSFAFPPSLAKAGRSRSESSADIPQQQELQPLMGHEDRTHLSPRTANSHWCIQFNKGGRL is encoded by the exons TGTTTCACTTGTCTCGGAAGGTGACATCGCTGGTTCCTGAGAGCTGCCTGCTGATTTTGCTGGGACTGGTGCTTGGAGGCATTGTCTTGGCTGTGGCCAAGAAAGCTGAGTACCAGCTGGAGCCAGGcacattcttcctcttcctgctgcctCCTATTGTGCTGGACTCGGGCTATTTCATGCCTAGCAGGCTGTTCTTTGACAATTTGGGTGCCATCCTCACCTACGCCGTGGTGGGCACGCTATGGAATGCCTTCACAACAGGTGCTGCCCTCTGGGGCCTGCAGCAGGCTGGACTTGTGG CCCCTCGAGTGCAGGCCAGCTTGTTGGACTTTCTGCTATTCGGGAGCCTCATCTCAGCAGTGGACCCCGTGGCTGTGCTGGCTGTCTTTGAGGAGGTGCACGTCAACGACACTCTCTTTATCATCGTCTTTGGCGAGTCCCTGCTCAATGATGCCGTCACCGTG GTGCTGTACAAGGTCTGCAACTCCTTTGTGGAGATGGGCTCTGCCAACGTGCAGGCTGCTGACTACCTGAAAGGAGTCG cctccctgttTGTGGTCAGTCTGGGCGGGGCAGCTGTGGGCTTAGTCTTTGCCTTCCTCCTGGCCCTGACCACACGCTTCACCAAGCGGGTCCGCATCATCGAGCCGCTGCTGGTCTTCCTCCTCGCCTATGCAGCCTACCTCACTGCTGAAATGGCCTCGCTTTCTGCTATTCTTGC GGTGACTATGTGTGGCCTGGGCTGTAAGAAGTACGTGGAGGCCAACATCTCCCATAAGTCACGCACGGCTGTCAAATATACAATGAAGACTCTAGCCAGCTGCGCTGAGACTGTCATCTTCATGCTGCTTGGCATCTCAGCTGTGGACTCTTCCAAGTGGGCCTGGGATTCTGGGCTGGTGCTGGGCACCCTCTTCTTCATCCTGTTCTTCCGAGCCCTCG GCGTAGTCCTGCAGACGTGGGTGCTGAATCAGTTCCGGCTGGTCCCTCTGGACAAGATTGACCAGGTGGTGATGTCCTATGGGGGCCTGCGGGGGGCTGTGGCCTTCGCTCTCGTCATCCTACTGGACAGGACCAAGGTCCCTGCCAAGGACTACTTTGTGGCCACCACTATTGTGGTGGTCTTCTTCACAGTCATTGTGCAG GGCTTAACCATCAAGCCACTGGTCAAGTGGCTGAAGGTGAAGAGGAGTGAGCATCACAAACCTACCCTGAACCAGGAGCTGCATGAGCAC ACTTTTGACCACATTCTGGCTGCAGTGGAGGACGTTGTGGGGCACCATGGCTATCACTACTGGAGGGACAG GTGGGAGCAGTTTGACAAGAAGTACCTGAGTCAGCTGCTGATGCGGCGGTCAGCCTACCGCATCCGGGACCAGATCTGGGATGTGTACTATAGACTCAACATCCGGGATGCCATCAGCTTCGTGGACCAG GGAGGCCATGTGTTGTCCTCCACAGGGCTCACTCTGCCCTCTATGCCCAGCCGCAATTCTGTGGCAGAGACCTCTGTCACCAACCTGCT GAGGGAGAGCGGCAGTGGAGCATGTCTGGATCTGCAGGTGATTGACACAGTGCGCAGTGGCCGGGACCGGGAGGATGCTGCGATGCACCACCTGCTCTGTGGAGGCCTCTACAAGCCACGCCGCAGG TACAAAGCCAGCTGCAGCCGCCACTTCATCTCAGAGGATGCTCAGGAACGGCAGGACAAGGAGATCTTCCAGCAGAACATGAAGCGGCGGCTAGAGTCCTTTAAGTCCACCAAGCACAACATCTGCTTCAACAAGAGCAAGCCACGACCTCGCAAGACTGGTCGCAAGAAG AAGGATGGCTTGGCTAACACTGAGGCCACAAATGGGAAACCTCTGCGAGACCTGGGCTTTCAGGACACAG CTGCTGTGATCTTAACTGTGGagtctgaggaggaggaggagagtgacagttcagagacagagaaggaggacgACGAGGGGATCATCTTTGTGGCTCGGGCCACCAGTGAGGTTCTCCAAGAGGGCAAGGTCTCAG ggagccTTGAGGTGTGCCCAAGCCCACGCATcatccccccctccccaacctgtGCAGAGAAGGAGCTACCCTGGAAGAGTGGGCAGGGAGATCTGGCAGTCTACGTGTCCTCGGAAACCACCAAGATTGTGCCCGTGGACATGCAGGCGGGCTGGAACCAGAGCATCTCGTCCCTGGAGAGCCTGGCGTCCCCGCCCTGTACCCAGGCCCCAACTATGTCCCGTCTGCCTCCTTGCCCACTGGCCGCTGAAGAGCCCCAGCCCCCTTTCGACCTGCCTTACGATCCACGCCCTAGCTTCGCCTTTCCACCAAGCCTGGCCAAAGCTGGCCGCTCTCGCAGTGAGAGCAGCGCTGACATCCCCCAGCAGCAGGAGCTGCAGCCCCTCATGGGACACGAGGACCGCACCCATCTTAGCCCACGCACAGCCAACTCCCACTGGTGCATCCAGTTCAACAAAGGTGGCCGGCTGTAG
- the SLC9A5 gene encoding sodium/hydrogen exchanger 5 isoform X6, with translation MLLASLPLLGLPLAGAATTEAPTQEPGSSGEPPPGLALFRWQWHEVEAPYLVALWILVASLAKIVFHLSRKVTSLVPESCLLILLGLVLGGIVLAVAKKAEYQLEPGTFFLFLLPPIVLDSGYFMPSRLFFDNLGAILTYAVVGTLWNAFTTGAALWGLQQAGLVAPRVQASLLDFLLFGSLISAVDPVAVLAVFEEVHVNDTLFIIVFGESLLNDAVTVVLYKVCNSFVEMGSANVQAADYLKGVASLFVVSLGGAAVGLVFAFLLALTTRFTKRVRIIEPLLVFLLAYAAYLTAEMASLSAILAVTMCGLGCKKYVEANISHKSRTAVKYTMKTLASCAETVIFMLLGISAVDSSKWAWDSGLVLGTLFFILFFRALGVVLQTWVLNQFRLVPLDKIDQVVMSYGGLRGAVAFALVILLDRTKVPAKDYFVATTIVVVFFTVIVQGLTIKPLVKWLKVKRSEHHKPTLNQELHEHTFDHILAAVEDVVGHHGYHYWRDRWEQFDKKYLSQLLMRRSAYRIRDQIWDVYYRLNIRDAISFVDQGGHVLSSTGLTLPSMPSRNSVAETSVTNLLRESGSGACLDLQVIDTVRSGRDREDAAMHHLLCGGLYKPRRRYKASCSRHFISEDAQERQDKEIFQQNMKRRLESFKSTKHNICFNKSKPRPRKTGRKKDGLANTEATNGKPLRDLGFQDTAAVILTVESEEEEESDSSETEKEDDEGIIFVARATSEVLQEGKVSGSLEVCPSPRIIPPSPTCAEKELPWKSGQGDLAVYVSSETTKIVPVDMQAGWNQSISSLESLASPPCTQAPTMSRLPPCPLAAEEPQPPFDLPYDPRPSFAFPPSLAKAGRSRSESSADIPQQQELQPLMGHEDRTHLSPRTANSHWCIQFNKGGRL, from the exons TGTTTCACTTGTCTCGGAAGGTGACATCGCTGGTTCCTGAGAGCTGCCTGCTGATTTTGCTGGGACTGGTGCTTGGAGGCATTGTCTTGGCTGTGGCCAAGAAAGCTGAGTACCAGCTGGAGCCAGGcacattcttcctcttcctgctgcctCCTATTGTGCTGGACTCGGGCTATTTCATGCCTAGCAGGCTGTTCTTTGACAATTTGGGTGCCATCCTCACCTACGCCGTGGTGGGCACGCTATGGAATGCCTTCACAACAGGTGCTGCCCTCTGGGGCCTGCAGCAGGCTGGACTTGTGG CCCCTCGAGTGCAGGCCAGCTTGTTGGACTTTCTGCTATTCGGGAGCCTCATCTCAGCAGTGGACCCCGTGGCTGTGCTGGCTGTCTTTGAGGAGGTGCACGTCAACGACACTCTCTTTATCATCGTCTTTGGCGAGTCCCTGCTCAATGATGCCGTCACCGTG GTGCTGTACAAGGTCTGCAACTCCTTTGTGGAGATGGGCTCTGCCAACGTGCAGGCTGCTGACTACCTGAAAGGAGTCG cctccctgttTGTGGTCAGTCTGGGCGGGGCAGCTGTGGGCTTAGTCTTTGCCTTCCTCCTGGCCCTGACCACACGCTTCACCAAGCGGGTCCGCATCATCGAGCCGCTGCTGGTCTTCCTCCTCGCCTATGCAGCCTACCTCACTGCTGAAATGGCCTCGCTTTCTGCTATTCTTGC GGTGACTATGTGTGGCCTGGGCTGTAAGAAGTACGTGGAGGCCAACATCTCCCATAAGTCACGCACGGCTGTCAAATATACAATGAAGACTCTAGCCAGCTGCGCTGAGACTGTCATCTTCATGCTGCTTGGCATCTCAGCTGTGGACTCTTCCAAGTGGGCCTGGGATTCTGGGCTGGTGCTGGGCACCCTCTTCTTCATCCTGTTCTTCCGAGCCCTCG GCGTAGTCCTGCAGACGTGGGTGCTGAATCAGTTCCGGCTGGTCCCTCTGGACAAGATTGACCAGGTGGTGATGTCCTATGGGGGCCTGCGGGGGGCTGTGGCCTTCGCTCTCGTCATCCTACTGGACAGGACCAAGGTCCCTGCCAAGGACTACTTTGTGGCCACCACTATTGTGGTGGTCTTCTTCACAGTCATTGTGCAG GGCTTAACCATCAAGCCACTGGTCAAGTGGCTGAAGGTGAAGAGGAGTGAGCATCACAAACCTACCCTGAACCAGGAGCTGCATGAGCAC ACTTTTGACCACATTCTGGCTGCAGTGGAGGACGTTGTGGGGCACCATGGCTATCACTACTGGAGGGACAG GTGGGAGCAGTTTGACAAGAAGTACCTGAGTCAGCTGCTGATGCGGCGGTCAGCCTACCGCATCCGGGACCAGATCTGGGATGTGTACTATAGACTCAACATCCGGGATGCCATCAGCTTCGTGGACCAG GGAGGCCATGTGTTGTCCTCCACAGGGCTCACTCTGCCCTCTATGCCCAGCCGCAATTCTGTGGCAGAGACCTCTGTCACCAACCTGCT GAGGGAGAGCGGCAGTGGAGCATGTCTGGATCTGCAGGTGATTGACACAGTGCGCAGTGGCCGGGACCGGGAGGATGCTGCGATGCACCACCTGCTCTGTGGAGGCCTCTACAAGCCACGCCGCAGG TACAAAGCCAGCTGCAGCCGCCACTTCATCTCAGAGGATGCTCAGGAACGGCAGGACAAGGAGATCTTCCAGCAGAACATGAAGCGGCGGCTAGAGTCCTTTAAGTCCACCAAGCACAACATCTGCTTCAACAAGAGCAAGCCACGACCTCGCAAGACTGGTCGCAAGAAG GATGGCTTGGCTAACACTGAGGCCACAAATGGGAAACCTCTGCGAGACCTGGGCTTTCAGGACACAG CTGCTGTGATCTTAACTGTGGagtctgaggaggaggaggagagtgacagttcagagacagagaaggaggacgACGAGGGGATCATCTTTGTGGCTCGGGCCACCAGTGAGGTTCTCCAAGAGGGCAAGGTCTCAG ggagccTTGAGGTGTGCCCAAGCCCACGCATcatccccccctccccaacctgtGCAGAGAAGGAGCTACCCTGGAAGAGTGGGCAGGGAGATCTGGCAGTCTACGTGTCCTCGGAAACCACCAAGATTGTGCCCGTGGACATGCAGGCGGGCTGGAACCAGAGCATCTCGTCCCTGGAGAGCCTGGCGTCCCCGCCCTGTACCCAGGCCCCAACTATGTCCCGTCTGCCTCCTTGCCCACTGGCCGCTGAAGAGCCCCAGCCCCCTTTCGACCTGCCTTACGATCCACGCCCTAGCTTCGCCTTTCCACCAAGCCTGGCCAAAGCTGGCCGCTCTCGCAGTGAGAGCAGCGCTGACATCCCCCAGCAGCAGGAGCTGCAGCCCCTCATGGGACACGAGGACCGCACCCATCTTAGCCCACGCACAGCCAACTCCCACTGGTGCATCCAGTTCAACAAAGGTGGCCGGCTGTAG
- the SLC9A5 gene encoding sodium/hydrogen exchanger 5 isoform X3: MLLASLPLLGLPLAGAATTEAPTQEPGSSGEPPPGLALFRWQWHEVEAPYLVALWILVASLAKIVFHLSRKVTSLVPESCLLILLGLVLGGIVLAVAKKAEYQLEPGTFFLFLLPPIVLDSGYFMPSRLFFDNLGAILTYAVVGTLWNAFTTGAALWGLQQAGLVAPRVQASLLDFLLFGSLISAVDPVAVLAVFEEVHVNDTLFIIVFGESLLNDAVTVVLYKVCNSFVEMGSANVQAADYLKGVASLFVVSLGGAAVGLVFAFLLALTTRFTKRVRIIEPLLVFLLAYAAYLTAEMASLSAILAVTMCGLGCKKYVEANISHKSRTAVKYTMKTLASCAETVIFMLLGISAVDSSKWAWDSGLVLGTLFFILFFRALGIASTLWFPTLLPALPQCIPQFESTSLSVPKPPPPAPLLTPPNPCETLAQILGAIHSWVLHSQCPAPTGLPPAVGVVLQTWVLNQFRLVPLDKIDQVVMSYGGLRGAVAFALVILLDRTKVPAKDYFVATTIVVVFFTVIVQGLTIKPLVKWLKVKRSEHHKPTLNQELHEHTFDHILAAVEDVVGHHGYHYWRDRWEQFDKKYLSQLLMRRSAYRIRDQIWDVYYRLNIRDAISFVDQGGHVLSSTGLTLPSMPSRNSVAETSVTNLLRESGSGACLDLQVIDTVRSGRDREDAAMHHLLCGGLYKPRRRYKASCSRHFISEDAQERQDKEIFQQNMKRRLESFKSTKHNICFNKSKPRPRKTGRKKKDGLANTEATNGKPLRDLGFQDTAAVILTVESEEEEESDSSETEKEDDEGIIFVARATSEVLQEGKVSGSLEVCPSPRIIPPSPTCAEKELPWKSGQGDLAVYVSSETTKIVPVDMQAGWNQSISSLESLASPPCTQAPTMSRLPPCPLAAEEPQPPFDLPYDPRPSFAFPPSLAKAGRSRSESSADIPQQQELQPLMGHEDRTHLSPRTANSHWCIQFNKGGRL, translated from the exons TGTTTCACTTGTCTCGGAAGGTGACATCGCTGGTTCCTGAGAGCTGCCTGCTGATTTTGCTGGGACTGGTGCTTGGAGGCATTGTCTTGGCTGTGGCCAAGAAAGCTGAGTACCAGCTGGAGCCAGGcacattcttcctcttcctgctgcctCCTATTGTGCTGGACTCGGGCTATTTCATGCCTAGCAGGCTGTTCTTTGACAATTTGGGTGCCATCCTCACCTACGCCGTGGTGGGCACGCTATGGAATGCCTTCACAACAGGTGCTGCCCTCTGGGGCCTGCAGCAGGCTGGACTTGTGG CCCCTCGAGTGCAGGCCAGCTTGTTGGACTTTCTGCTATTCGGGAGCCTCATCTCAGCAGTGGACCCCGTGGCTGTGCTGGCTGTCTTTGAGGAGGTGCACGTCAACGACACTCTCTTTATCATCGTCTTTGGCGAGTCCCTGCTCAATGATGCCGTCACCGTG GTGCTGTACAAGGTCTGCAACTCCTTTGTGGAGATGGGCTCTGCCAACGTGCAGGCTGCTGACTACCTGAAAGGAGTCG cctccctgttTGTGGTCAGTCTGGGCGGGGCAGCTGTGGGCTTAGTCTTTGCCTTCCTCCTGGCCCTGACCACACGCTTCACCAAGCGGGTCCGCATCATCGAGCCGCTGCTGGTCTTCCTCCTCGCCTATGCAGCCTACCTCACTGCTGAAATGGCCTCGCTTTCTGCTATTCTTGC GGTGACTATGTGTGGCCTGGGCTGTAAGAAGTACGTGGAGGCCAACATCTCCCATAAGTCACGCACGGCTGTCAAATATACAATGAAGACTCTAGCCAGCTGCGCTGAGACTGTCATCTTCATGCTGCTTGGCATCTCAGCTGTGGACTCTTCCAAGTGGGCCTGGGATTCTGGGCTGGTGCTGGGCACCCTCTTCTTCATCCTGTTCTTCCGAGCCCTCGGTATTGCCAGTACCCTCTGGTTTCCcactctccttcctgccctgccccagtgCATCCCCCAGTTTGAGTCCACATCCTTGTCAGTTCctaagcccccacccccagccccgttgctcaccccccccaacccctgtgaGACCCTAGCCCAGATACTGGGTGCCATCCACTCCTGGGTCCTCCACTCCCAATGCCCTGCTCCCACTGGCCTCCCTCCTGCTGTAGGCGTAGTCCTGCAGACGTGGGTGCTGAATCAGTTCCGGCTGGTCCCTCTGGACAAGATTGACCAGGTGGTGATGTCCTATGGGGGCCTGCGGGGGGCTGTGGCCTTCGCTCTCGTCATCCTACTGGACAGGACCAAGGTCCCTGCCAAGGACTACTTTGTGGCCACCACTATTGTGGTGGTCTTCTTCACAGTCATTGTGCAG GGCTTAACCATCAAGCCACTGGTCAAGTGGCTGAAGGTGAAGAGGAGTGAGCATCACAAACCTACCCTGAACCAGGAGCTGCATGAGCAC ACTTTTGACCACATTCTGGCTGCAGTGGAGGACGTTGTGGGGCACCATGGCTATCACTACTGGAGGGACAG GTGGGAGCAGTTTGACAAGAAGTACCTGAGTCAGCTGCTGATGCGGCGGTCAGCCTACCGCATCCGGGACCAGATCTGGGATGTGTACTATAGACTCAACATCCGGGATGCCATCAGCTTCGTGGACCAG GGAGGCCATGTGTTGTCCTCCACAGGGCTCACTCTGCCCTCTATGCCCAGCCGCAATTCTGTGGCAGAGACCTCTGTCACCAACCTGCT GAGGGAGAGCGGCAGTGGAGCATGTCTGGATCTGCAGGTGATTGACACAGTGCGCAGTGGCCGGGACCGGGAGGATGCTGCGATGCACCACCTGCTCTGTGGAGGCCTCTACAAGCCACGCCGCAGG TACAAAGCCAGCTGCAGCCGCCACTTCATCTCAGAGGATGCTCAGGAACGGCAGGACAAGGAGATCTTCCAGCAGAACATGAAGCGGCGGCTAGAGTCCTTTAAGTCCACCAAGCACAACATCTGCTTCAACAAGAGCAAGCCACGACCTCGCAAGACTGGTCGCAAGAAG AAGGATGGCTTGGCTAACACTGAGGCCACAAATGGGAAACCTCTGCGAGACCTGGGCTTTCAGGACACAG CTGCTGTGATCTTAACTGTGGagtctgaggaggaggaggagagtgacagttcagagacagagaaggaggacgACGAGGGGATCATCTTTGTGGCTCGGGCCACCAGTGAGGTTCTCCAAGAGGGCAAGGTCTCAG ggagccTTGAGGTGTGCCCAAGCCCACGCATcatccccccctccccaacctgtGCAGAGAAGGAGCTACCCTGGAAGAGTGGGCAGGGAGATCTGGCAGTCTACGTGTCCTCGGAAACCACCAAGATTGTGCCCGTGGACATGCAGGCGGGCTGGAACCAGAGCATCTCGTCCCTGGAGAGCCTGGCGTCCCCGCCCTGTACCCAGGCCCCAACTATGTCCCGTCTGCCTCCTTGCCCACTGGCCGCTGAAGAGCCCCAGCCCCCTTTCGACCTGCCTTACGATCCACGCCCTAGCTTCGCCTTTCCACCAAGCCTGGCCAAAGCTGGCCGCTCTCGCAGTGAGAGCAGCGCTGACATCCCCCAGCAGCAGGAGCTGCAGCCCCTCATGGGACACGAGGACCGCACCCATCTTAGCCCACGCACAGCCAACTCCCACTGGTGCATCCAGTTCAACAAAGGTGGCCGGCTGTAG
- the SLC9A5 gene encoding sodium/hydrogen exchanger 5 isoform X4: protein MLLASLPLLGLPLAGAATTEAPTQEPGSSGEPPPGLALFRWQWHEVEAPYLVALWILVASLAKIVFHLSRKVTSLVPESCLLILLGLVLGGIVLAVAKKAEYQLEPGTFFLFLLPPIVLDSGYFMPSRLFFDNLGAILTYAVVGTLWNAFTTGAALWGLQQAGLVAPRVQASLLDFLLFGSLISAVDPVAVLAVFEEVHVNDTLFIIVFGESLLNDAVTVVLYKVCNSFVEMGSANVQAADYLKGVASLFVVSLGGAAVGLVFAFLLALTTRFTKRVRIIEPLLVFLLAYAAYLTAEMASLSAILAVTMCGLGCKKYVEANISHKSRTAVKYTMKTLASCAETVIFMLLGISAVDSSKWAWDSGLVLGTLFFILFFRALGVVLQTWVLNQFRLVPLDKIDQVVMSYGGLRGAVAFALVILLDRTKVPAKDYFVATTIVVVFFTVIVQGLTIKPLVKWLKVKRSEHHKPTLNQELHEHTFDHILAAVEDVVGHHGYHYWRDRWEQFDKKYLSQLLMRRSAYRIRDQIWDVYYRLNIRDAISFVDQGGHVLSSTGLTLPSMPSRNSVAETSVTNLLRESGSGACLDLQVIDTVRSGRDREDAAMHHLLCGGLYKPRRRYKASCSRHFISEDAQERQDKEIFQQNMKRRLESFKSTKHNICFNKSKPRPRKTGRKKKDGLANTEATNGKPLRDLGFQDTAAVILTVESEEEEESDSSETEKEDDEGIIFVARATSEVLQEGKVSGPGRMWFLRPMLQAGSLEVCPSPRIIPPSPTCAEKELPWKSGQGDLAVYVSSETTKIVPVDMQAGWNQSISSLESLASPPCTQAPTMSRLPPCPLAAEEPQPPFDLPYDPRPSFAFPPSLAKAGRSRSESSADIPQQQELQPLMGHEDRTHLSPRTANSHWCIQFNKGGRL, encoded by the exons TGTTTCACTTGTCTCGGAAGGTGACATCGCTGGTTCCTGAGAGCTGCCTGCTGATTTTGCTGGGACTGGTGCTTGGAGGCATTGTCTTGGCTGTGGCCAAGAAAGCTGAGTACCAGCTGGAGCCAGGcacattcttcctcttcctgctgcctCCTATTGTGCTGGACTCGGGCTATTTCATGCCTAGCAGGCTGTTCTTTGACAATTTGGGTGCCATCCTCACCTACGCCGTGGTGGGCACGCTATGGAATGCCTTCACAACAGGTGCTGCCCTCTGGGGCCTGCAGCAGGCTGGACTTGTGG CCCCTCGAGTGCAGGCCAGCTTGTTGGACTTTCTGCTATTCGGGAGCCTCATCTCAGCAGTGGACCCCGTGGCTGTGCTGGCTGTCTTTGAGGAGGTGCACGTCAACGACACTCTCTTTATCATCGTCTTTGGCGAGTCCCTGCTCAATGATGCCGTCACCGTG GTGCTGTACAAGGTCTGCAACTCCTTTGTGGAGATGGGCTCTGCCAACGTGCAGGCTGCTGACTACCTGAAAGGAGTCG cctccctgttTGTGGTCAGTCTGGGCGGGGCAGCTGTGGGCTTAGTCTTTGCCTTCCTCCTGGCCCTGACCACACGCTTCACCAAGCGGGTCCGCATCATCGAGCCGCTGCTGGTCTTCCTCCTCGCCTATGCAGCCTACCTCACTGCTGAAATGGCCTCGCTTTCTGCTATTCTTGC GGTGACTATGTGTGGCCTGGGCTGTAAGAAGTACGTGGAGGCCAACATCTCCCATAAGTCACGCACGGCTGTCAAATATACAATGAAGACTCTAGCCAGCTGCGCTGAGACTGTCATCTTCATGCTGCTTGGCATCTCAGCTGTGGACTCTTCCAAGTGGGCCTGGGATTCTGGGCTGGTGCTGGGCACCCTCTTCTTCATCCTGTTCTTCCGAGCCCTCG GCGTAGTCCTGCAGACGTGGGTGCTGAATCAGTTCCGGCTGGTCCCTCTGGACAAGATTGACCAGGTGGTGATGTCCTATGGGGGCCTGCGGGGGGCTGTGGCCTTCGCTCTCGTCATCCTACTGGACAGGACCAAGGTCCCTGCCAAGGACTACTTTGTGGCCACCACTATTGTGGTGGTCTTCTTCACAGTCATTGTGCAG GGCTTAACCATCAAGCCACTGGTCAAGTGGCTGAAGGTGAAGAGGAGTGAGCATCACAAACCTACCCTGAACCAGGAGCTGCATGAGCAC ACTTTTGACCACATTCTGGCTGCAGTGGAGGACGTTGTGGGGCACCATGGCTATCACTACTGGAGGGACAG GTGGGAGCAGTTTGACAAGAAGTACCTGAGTCAGCTGCTGATGCGGCGGTCAGCCTACCGCATCCGGGACCAGATCTGGGATGTGTACTATAGACTCAACATCCGGGATGCCATCAGCTTCGTGGACCAG GGAGGCCATGTGTTGTCCTCCACAGGGCTCACTCTGCCCTCTATGCCCAGCCGCAATTCTGTGGCAGAGACCTCTGTCACCAACCTGCT GAGGGAGAGCGGCAGTGGAGCATGTCTGGATCTGCAGGTGATTGACACAGTGCGCAGTGGCCGGGACCGGGAGGATGCTGCGATGCACCACCTGCTCTGTGGAGGCCTCTACAAGCCACGCCGCAGG TACAAAGCCAGCTGCAGCCGCCACTTCATCTCAGAGGATGCTCAGGAACGGCAGGACAAGGAGATCTTCCAGCAGAACATGAAGCGGCGGCTAGAGTCCTTTAAGTCCACCAAGCACAACATCTGCTTCAACAAGAGCAAGCCACGACCTCGCAAGACTGGTCGCAAGAAG AAGGATGGCTTGGCTAACACTGAGGCCACAAATGGGAAACCTCTGCGAGACCTGGGCTTTCAGGACACAG CTGCTGTGATCTTAACTGTGGagtctgaggaggaggaggagagtgacagttcagagacagagaaggaggacgACGAGGGGATCATCTTTGTGGCTCGGGCCACCAGTGAGGTTCTCCAAGAGGGCAAGGTCTCAG ggcctggcaggaTGTGGTTTCTGAGGCCAATGCTGCAAGCTG ggagccTTGAGGTGTGCCCAAGCCCACGCATcatccccccctccccaacctgtGCAGAGAAGGAGCTACCCTGGAAGAGTGGGCAGGGAGATCTGGCAGTCTACGTGTCCTCGGAAACCACCAAGATTGTGCCCGTGGACATGCAGGCGGGCTGGAACCAGAGCATCTCGTCCCTGGAGAGCCTGGCGTCCCCGCCCTGTACCCAGGCCCCAACTATGTCCCGTCTGCCTCCTTGCCCACTGGCCGCTGAAGAGCCCCAGCCCCCTTTCGACCTGCCTTACGATCCACGCCCTAGCTTCGCCTTTCCACCAAGCCTGGCCAAAGCTGGCCGCTCTCGCAGTGAGAGCAGCGCTGACATCCCCCAGCAGCAGGAGCTGCAGCCCCTCATGGGACACGAGGACCGCACCCATCTTAGCCCACGCACAGCCAACTCCCACTGGTGCATCCAGTTCAACAAAGGTGGCCGGCTGTAG